The following are encoded in a window of Cycloclasticus pugetii PS-1 genomic DNA:
- a CDS encoding mechanosensitive ion channel family protein, protein MEALKVLQTALHGMLNPGLELLPQLLVLIILLVIAYFFVKLFKIIARRILSQSKMHKSFIEVSQSLMKWCA, encoded by the coding sequence ATGGAAGCACTTAAAGTATTACAAACAGCTTTGCATGGAATGCTCAACCCAGGTCTTGAGCTACTTCCTCAGTTGTTGGTATTAATTATTCTTCTTGTTATTGCCTACTTTTTTGTAAAGCTATTTAAAATAATTGCTAGGCGTATTTTGAGCCAAAGCAAAATGCATAAAAGTTTTATAGAGGTGAGCCAATCGTTGATGAAGTGGTGCGCTTAA